Proteins co-encoded in one Marinobacter qingdaonensis genomic window:
- the argA gene encoding amino-acid N-acetyltransferase → MRSNDWLHGFRHSSPYINAHRGRTVVLTIPGDAIEHGNFINIIHDIALLSSLGVRLVVAFGARPQIQARLDGAGVESSFAGGLRITPEQQLPLVMEAIGGLRAYLESRLSMGLVNSPMHNARIRVSSGNYVAARPVGVLDGIDFGHTGKVRRVDVGGIEKLLEQGHIVLLPPMGYSPTGDAFNLSYEDVGSQVAAALQAEKLLVFIDDQGLLEEDGSLIRELSARQASERLAAGAVTGHDAALLRAACDACVKGVRRAHIISYVNDGALLEEMFTRDGSGTLVSGDNYEQIRQARVEDIGGILELIQPLEEQGILVRRSREMLETEIDRYVVAERDGTIVGCAALYHYPEEQAGELSCFAVDPSYRRAGRGDEILSMVEKLARGQGVEKLFVLTTQTEHWFRERGFQASTVQALPGPKLASYNAQRKSKVFFKPL, encoded by the coding sequence TTGAGATCGAACGACTGGCTGCACGGATTTCGCCATTCATCCCCCTACATCAACGCGCACCGCGGACGCACCGTGGTGCTCACCATACCCGGGGATGCCATCGAACACGGCAACTTCATCAACATCATTCACGACATTGCCCTGCTCAGCAGCCTGGGCGTGCGTCTGGTGGTGGCCTTTGGCGCCCGGCCGCAGATCCAGGCCCGACTGGACGGGGCCGGGGTGGAGTCCTCGTTCGCCGGCGGCCTGCGCATCACGCCCGAGCAGCAGTTACCGCTGGTGATGGAGGCCATTGGCGGCCTGCGCGCTTATCTGGAAAGTCGCCTGTCCATGGGCCTGGTGAATTCGCCCATGCACAATGCCCGCATCCGGGTCAGCAGCGGCAACTACGTGGCCGCCCGACCGGTGGGCGTGCTCGACGGCATCGATTTCGGGCATACCGGCAAGGTCCGGCGAGTCGACGTCGGCGGCATTGAAAAGCTGCTCGAGCAGGGTCACATCGTGCTGCTGCCGCCGATGGGCTATTCCCCCACCGGCGACGCCTTCAACCTGTCCTACGAGGACGTCGGCAGTCAGGTCGCGGCGGCGTTGCAGGCGGAAAAACTGCTGGTGTTCATCGACGACCAGGGCCTGCTGGAGGAGGATGGCTCGCTGATCCGTGAGCTTTCGGCCCGGCAGGCGTCCGAGCGCCTGGCTGCCGGCGCCGTTACCGGGCACGATGCCGCGCTGCTGCGGGCCGCCTGCGACGCCTGTGTCAAGGGCGTGCGTCGGGCCCACATCATCAGTTACGTCAACGACGGCGCGCTGCTGGAGGAGATGTTTACCCGGGACGGCTCGGGCACCCTGGTCAGTGGCGACAACTACGAGCAGATCCGTCAGGCCCGGGTCGAGGACATTGGCGGCATCCTGGAGCTGATCCAACCACTGGAGGAGCAGGGCATCCTGGTGCGCCGGTCCCGGGAGATGCTGGAGACCGAGATCGACCGCTACGTGGTGGCCGAGCGCGATGGCACCATCGTCGGCTGTGCCGCCCTCTACCATTACCCGGAGGAGCAGGCCGGCGAGCTGTCCTGTTTCGCGGTGGACCCGTCCTATCGCCGGGCCGGCCGTGGCGACGAGATCCTGTCGATGGTGGAAAAGCTGGCGCGCGGGCAGGGCGTCGAGAAACTGTTCGTGCTGACCACCCAGACCGAACACTGGTTCCGGGAGCGCGGCTTCCAGGCCTCCACCGTGCAGGCGTTGCCCGGGCCCAAGCTGGCGTCCTACAACGCCCAACGCAAATCAAAGGTCTTCTTCAAACCGCTCTGA
- the coaBC gene encoding bifunctional phosphopantothenoylcysteine decarboxylase/phosphopantothenate--cysteine ligase CoaBC: protein MAVKRILLGITGGIAAYKSAELVRLLKKAGHEVRVVMTSGAEAFVTPLTFQALSGEPVRTSLLDPEAESGMGHIELAKWADQVVVAPASADFLARLAQGMADDLLTTLCCATEAPIAVAPAMNQAMWSNHRTQRNLRLLQEDPQISLWGPDQGEQACGDTGPGRMLEPLVLAGLVADTGTSGLLAGKRVVITAGPTREPIDPVRYISNHSSGRMGYALAEAARDAGARVVLVSGPVSLPAPAGVDVRPVVTADDMLAQASAAVDEGCDLFVATAAVADYRPETCAGDKIKKSSEQMALPLVRNPDTLATIAGRDDAPFTVGFAAETSDVARYAVDKMQRKKLRMIVANDVSVPGLGFNSENNAVTVFWPEGQTAIGPDSKQRIAERLVALISEQLNADPA, encoded by the coding sequence ATGGCCGTCAAACGAATTCTCCTGGGGATTACCGGGGGTATTGCCGCCTACAAGAGTGCAGAGCTGGTTCGCCTGTTGAAAAAGGCCGGGCACGAGGTGCGCGTGGTCATGACGTCCGGGGCCGAGGCCTTCGTCACGCCGCTGACCTTCCAGGCCCTCAGTGGCGAGCCGGTCCGTACCTCCCTGCTGGACCCGGAAGCCGAGTCCGGCATGGGCCACATCGAGCTGGCCAAGTGGGCCGACCAGGTGGTGGTGGCGCCGGCGTCCGCCGACTTTCTTGCGCGCCTGGCCCAGGGTATGGCCGATGACCTGCTGACCACCCTGTGTTGCGCCACCGAGGCGCCGATTGCCGTCGCGCCGGCGATGAACCAGGCCATGTGGAGCAACCACCGGACCCAGCGTAACCTGCGCCTGCTGCAGGAGGATCCCCAGATTAGCCTGTGGGGTCCGGATCAGGGCGAACAGGCCTGTGGCGATACCGGCCCCGGGCGCATGCTCGAGCCGCTGGTGCTGGCCGGTCTGGTGGCCGACACCGGCACCTCCGGTCTGCTGGCGGGCAAGCGGGTGGTGATCACCGCCGGCCCGACCCGGGAGCCCATCGACCCGGTCCGCTACATCAGCAATCACAGTTCCGGGCGCATGGGTTATGCCCTGGCCGAGGCGGCCCGGGACGCCGGCGCCCGGGTCGTGCTAGTCAGCGGCCCGGTCAGCCTGCCGGCCCCGGCCGGCGTCGACGTGCGCCCCGTGGTGACGGCCGACGACATGTTGGCCCAGGCATCGGCGGCGGTGGATGAAGGCTGCGACCTGTTCGTGGCCACCGCGGCCGTGGCCGATTACCGCCCGGAGACCTGTGCCGGCGACAAGATCAAGAAATCCAGCGAACAGATGGCGCTGCCGCTGGTCCGCAATCCCGATACCCTGGCCACCATTGCCGGGCGGGACGACGCCCCGTTCACCGTCGGCTTTGCCGCGGAAACCAGCGACGTCGCCCGGTACGCGGTCGACAAGATGCAGCGCAAGAAGCTGCGGATGATTGTCGCCAACGATGTCTCGGTACCGGGTCTGGGTTTCAACAGCGAGAACAACGCGGTCACGGTGTTCTGGCCCGAAGGCCAGACCGCCATCGGTCCGGACAGCAAGCAGCGCATCGCCGAGCGGCTGGTGGCATTGATCAGCGAACAGCTCAACGCCGACCCGGCCTGA
- the argB gene encoding acetylglutamate kinase, translating to MALDRDTAMQVASVLSRGLPYIQRFTGKTVVIKYGGNAMENEELKSSFARDVVLMKLVGLNPIVVHGGGPQIGELLARLNIQSRFVNGMRVTDAETMDVVEMVLGGQVNKEIVSLINAQGGTAVGLTGKDANLIRARKLEVVDRSPELERPEIIDIGHVGEVASVNVDVIDMLTRSNVIPVIAPIGVGPDGASYNINADLVAGKVAEAMKAEKLILLTNVSGLKSKEDKVLTGLTAQQVNALIEDGTIHGGMLPKIRCALNAVENGVRTSHIIDGRVAHACLLEIFTDEGVGTLISRN from the coding sequence ATGGCGTTGGATCGTGATACAGCAATGCAGGTGGCCTCGGTTCTGAGCCGGGGCCTGCCGTATATTCAGCGGTTTACCGGTAAGACCGTGGTGATCAAGTACGGCGGCAACGCCATGGAGAATGAGGAGCTCAAGAGCAGCTTCGCCCGCGATGTGGTGCTGATGAAGCTGGTGGGGCTCAACCCCATCGTGGTGCACGGCGGTGGCCCGCAGATCGGTGAGCTGCTGGCGCGCCTGAACATCCAGTCCCGGTTCGTCAACGGCATGCGGGTGACCGATGCCGAAACCATGGACGTGGTCGAGATGGTTCTGGGCGGCCAGGTCAACAAGGAGATCGTGTCGCTGATCAACGCTCAGGGCGGCACCGCCGTGGGCCTGACCGGTAAGGACGCGAACCTGATCCGGGCCCGCAAGCTCGAGGTGGTGGACCGGTCCCCGGAGCTGGAGCGGCCGGAAATCATCGACATCGGGCACGTGGGCGAGGTCGCCAGCGTCAACGTCGACGTCATCGACATGCTCACCCGCAGCAACGTGATTCCGGTCATCGCGCCCATCGGCGTGGGTCCGGACGGTGCATCCTACAACATCAACGCCGACCTGGTGGCAGGCAAGGTGGCCGAGGCCATGAAGGCGGAGAAGCTGATCCTGCTGACCAACGTGTCCGGCCTGAAGAGCAAGGAAGACAAGGTGCTGACTGGTCTGACTGCCCAGCAGGTCAATGCCCTGATCGAGGACGGCACCATCCACGGCGGCATGCTGCCTAAGATCCGCTGCGCCCTGAACGCGGTGGAAAACGGCGTACGCACCTCCCACATCATCGACGGCCGGGTGGCGCACGCCTGCCTGCTGGAAATCTTCACCGATGAGGGTGTGGGTACCCTGATTTCCCGCAACTGA
- the dut gene encoding dUTP diphosphatase, which translates to MSKTKLQVRILDDRIGNQIAFPEYATDGSAGLDLRACLDQPLTLEPGQTELLKTGLSIHIGDPSLAAMILPRSGLGHKHGIVLGNLVGLIDSDYQGELMVSCWNRGQTPFTIEVGERIAQLVLVPVVQAQFEVVSEFDASDRGEGGFGSTGTH; encoded by the coding sequence ATGAGCAAAACCAAGCTGCAGGTGCGGATTCTCGATGACCGCATCGGAAACCAGATTGCCTTTCCCGAATACGCCACCGACGGTTCCGCCGGCCTCGATCTCCGGGCCTGCCTGGACCAGCCGCTGACCCTGGAACCGGGGCAGACCGAGTTGCTCAAGACCGGGCTGTCCATTCACATCGGCGACCCGTCCCTGGCCGCCATGATCCTGCCCCGCAGCGGTCTGGGTCACAAGCACGGTATCGTGCTGGGCAACCTGGTGGGTCTGATCGACTCCGATTACCAGGGCGAGTTGATGGTGTCCTGCTGGAACCGGGGCCAGACCCCGTTCACCATCGAGGTGGGCGAGCGCATTGCACAACTGGTGCTGGTGCCCGTGGTGCAGGCGCAGTTCGAAGTGGTGTCCGAATTTGACGCCAGTGATCGCGGCGAAGGTGGTTTTGGCTCGACCGGCACCCACTGA
- a CDS encoding acetylornithine deacetylase: MKRLLTLLVVLGLVGFAAFKAGAWWLADQRLAEARAALEPHGVLQRGTISSSLDGRLVLSGNSWQDFRLTRSLEVGRVEFDAGSPIDLFTALLDPSQLPASWSLQADGVGLVLEATMFRNWVTASGANSQGQAEWLVLSCAPDPRQQLSSGDLMRMGITGLAGEFLLQQQPDGVYAEVSTAGTGSIELNWPEARLSLVEPDRVLGTSDQAMTVTLRDGGLMRRVAAYCAREAGLEPPAWADRALAAFQAGLAARGLAPSQQLRALYRQWLLEGGELTLALQPNAPALGIPVHGAEPAESAAQWQVAYNGATVPDVFLRETGADPAEQLAVPAPIPAQEDPAEQGWYADSVENAGQWIERRVRVTLSSDKVVEGRLVRVGERELEVARIVAGGEVAYPMLIRAVTGFEVWRRGRQ; the protein is encoded by the coding sequence ATGAAACGCCTGCTTACACTGCTGGTGGTACTGGGGCTGGTCGGCTTTGCGGCCTTCAAGGCCGGCGCCTGGTGGCTGGCGGATCAGCGGCTGGCGGAGGCCCGCGCCGCCCTGGAGCCCCACGGTGTGCTGCAGCGAGGCACCATCAGCTCCAGCCTGGATGGGCGTCTGGTGTTGTCCGGCAACAGTTGGCAGGACTTCCGGTTGACCCGCTCGCTGGAAGTCGGCCGGGTCGAGTTTGACGCCGGGTCGCCGATCGACCTGTTCACGGCCCTGCTGGACCCGAGCCAGCTCCCGGCCAGCTGGTCGCTGCAGGCCGATGGCGTGGGCCTGGTGCTGGAGGCGACCATGTTCCGCAACTGGGTCACTGCGTCCGGGGCCAACAGCCAGGGCCAGGCCGAATGGTTGGTGCTGTCCTGCGCCCCGGACCCGCGCCAGCAACTGAGCAGCGGCGATCTGATGCGTATGGGCATCACCGGCCTGGCCGGGGAGTTCCTGCTCCAGCAACAACCGGACGGGGTGTACGCGGAAGTGAGCACCGCCGGCACCGGCAGCATTGAGCTGAACTGGCCGGAGGCCAGGCTGAGCCTGGTGGAACCGGACCGGGTGCTGGGCACCAGCGACCAGGCCATGACCGTGACCCTGCGCGATGGCGGCTTGATGCGTCGGGTTGCCGCCTATTGCGCCCGGGAAGCCGGGTTGGAACCCCCGGCCTGGGCCGACCGGGCCCTGGCGGCGTTCCAGGCCGGGCTGGCGGCGCGCGGGCTGGCGCCCAGTCAGCAGTTGCGGGCGTTGTACCGGCAATGGTTGCTGGAGGGGGGCGAATTGACCCTGGCGCTGCAGCCCAACGCGCCCGCCCTGGGTATTCCGGTGCACGGGGCCGAACCGGCCGAGTCGGCCGCCCAGTGGCAGGTTGCCTACAACGGGGCGACGGTGCCAGACGTCTTTTTAAGGGAAACCGGCGCCGACCCCGCCGAGCAGCTGGCCGTCCCGGCGCCGATCCCGGCGCAGGAAGATCCGGCGGAGCAGGGGTGGTATGCTGATTCGGTCGAGAACGCCGGTCAGTGGATCGAACGCCGGGTCCGGGTCACCCTGTCCAGTGACAAGGTGGTGGAAGGGCGTCTGGTGCGCGTGGGTGAGCGGGAACTCGAGGTGGCCCGGATTGTGGCCGGCGGTGAGGTGGCCTATCCCATGCTGATTCGGGCCGTCACCGGTTTCGAGGTTTGGCGCCGCGGGCGCCAGTGA
- the argE gene encoding acetylornithine deacetylase — translation MPQSAVNAASVPGVKEMLTRLISLPSISSASAEWDHSNEAVVRTLAEWLEPLGFAVEILDVPGMPGKFNLIATLGSGPGGLVLSGHTDTVPYDDKRWQSDPFALTERDDRWYGLGTCDMKGFFALAIEAAREYAGRPLKEPLIILATADEESSMNGARALAEAGKPKARYAVIGEPTSLRPVRMHKGIMMERLKFEGQSGHSSNPALGRNALEGMHEAMTELLALRRHWQAQYQNPNFEVQVPTLNLGCIHGGDNPNRICAQCELHFDLRPLPGMDMESLRQAILAKVRPVAERHELGLVFEPLFDGVPAFETAADAALVQACEKLTGHTAHAVAFATEAPWLQQLGLETLVMGPGSIDQAHQPDEFLELSQLEPTVRILKGLIRTFCL, via the coding sequence ATGCCGCAGTCTGCAGTGAATGCCGCGTCGGTGCCAGGCGTTAAGGAAATGCTGACGCGCCTGATTTCCTTGCCCTCCATCAGCAGTGCCTCGGCGGAGTGGGACCACAGCAACGAGGCGGTGGTGCGGACCCTGGCCGAATGGCTGGAGCCGCTCGGCTTTGCCGTGGAGATTCTGGACGTGCCAGGCATGCCCGGCAAGTTCAACCTCATTGCCACCCTGGGCAGTGGCCCGGGCGGACTGGTGCTGTCTGGCCATACCGACACCGTGCCCTACGACGACAAGCGCTGGCAGAGCGACCCCTTTGCCCTGACCGAGCGGGACGACCGCTGGTACGGCTTAGGCACCTGCGACATGAAGGGATTCTTTGCCCTGGCCATTGAGGCGGCCCGGGAGTATGCCGGCCGTCCGCTGAAAGAACCGCTGATCATCCTGGCCACCGCCGACGAGGAAAGCTCGATGAACGGCGCCCGGGCGCTGGCCGAGGCGGGCAAGCCCAAGGCCCGGTACGCGGTGATCGGCGAGCCCACCAGCCTCAGACCGGTGCGGATGCACAAGGGCATCATGATGGAGCGGCTGAAGTTCGAAGGCCAGTCCGGCCATTCCTCCAATCCGGCACTCGGCCGTAACGCCCTCGAGGGCATGCACGAGGCCATGACCGAATTGCTGGCGCTGCGTCGGCACTGGCAGGCGCAGTACCAGAACCCCAATTTTGAGGTCCAGGTGCCAACCCTGAATCTGGGCTGCATCCACGGTGGCGACAACCCCAACCGGATCTGCGCCCAGTGCGAATTGCATTTTGATTTGCGGCCGCTGCCGGGCATGGACATGGAGAGCCTGCGCCAGGCCATTCTGGCCAAGGTGCGGCCGGTGGCCGAGCGCCACGAACTGGGGCTGGTGTTCGAGCCGCTGTTCGACGGAGTGCCTGCATTCGAGACCGCGGCCGACGCGGCCTTGGTGCAAGCCTGCGAAAAATTGACCGGGCACACCGCGCATGCGGTGGCCTTCGCCACCGAAGCGCCCTGGCTGCAGCAGCTGGGGCTGGAAACCCTGGTGATGGGCCCGGGTTCCATCGACCAGGCGCACCAGCCGGACGAGTTTCTGGAACTGTCCCAACTGGAGCCGACGGTTCGGATCCTCAAGGGCCTGATCCGCACCTTCTGCCTGTAA
- a CDS encoding phosphomannomutase/phosphoglucomutase: protein MKLGKKTSDVAGEDKSAKKAAKKGKNSSAPGTNLKKLNSVALSQALVVVLAGVVAAVLIHFLAVQPATSQRLAQQTAIEAEAAAQRLNQYLALMQASVSGLATRPDVMAAVSGTTGVADAEASLSQALPGVVDVHLFPYDQIPRTASDRGLLGFAGLELLRRAESGGQLHPDAFPRDNRWLIQMATPVRNPVSKAVTGSLLVIFDAVQLRPLLQVSNADLGGQLALTQNVGGTSRAVVSNGSGSGAAVTRTLANPDWAVAYTPASQPAAPVDTVLVAILVGVPVLLAAILVFVLLGGAQRGLRQDATALMQWAHKVFGGERVKLPSLQWDMMASTGEVLFRLSQVVDKRIAKAVDMARPKKPAGAQAPAAAEDEPLFQDKDMPEIDMLDGDEDVLGFGSGDDTLFGADTPDVAEAAAPAVALSPDIFRAYDIRGIVGETLSAEVVQVIGRAIGSEAAERGLDTLCVGYDGRHSSPELAEALARGIMATGCNVIHVGAVPTPVLYFATQELQTGSGVMVTGSHNPANYNGLKIMLGGETLSGETIEKLYQRAQTGDFASGQGSQSSEDIRRAYLDRIVGDIAVAAPLKVVVDAGNGIAGELAPMLIEELGCEVVPMYCEVDGDFPNHHPDPGKPANLADLIARVKEEKADIGLAFDGDGDRLGVVTNSGKIIWPDRLLMLFARDVVSRNPGADVLYDVKCSRRLAGVISEAGGRPIMWKTGHSLMKAKMKETGALLAGEMSGHIFFGERWYGFDDGLYSAARLLEILGIEDRHSDEVFDDFPEDISTPELNVEVTESSKFGIIDRLGQEGQFGDGNISTIDGIRVDYADGWGLCRASNTTPVLVLRFEAETEQGLDRIKGIFREQLAKAAPDITADF from the coding sequence ATGAAGCTGGGTAAGAAGACTTCCGATGTAGCCGGTGAGGACAAATCGGCGAAAAAGGCGGCGAAGAAAGGCAAGAACTCCTCGGCACCCGGGACCAATCTCAAGAAGCTGAACTCGGTTGCCCTGTCCCAGGCCCTGGTGGTGGTGCTGGCCGGGGTGGTGGCGGCGGTCCTGATCCATTTCCTGGCGGTGCAGCCGGCAACCAGTCAGCGCCTGGCCCAGCAAACCGCCATCGAAGCCGAGGCGGCGGCCCAGCGCCTCAATCAATACCTGGCGCTGATGCAGGCCAGCGTCAGCGGTCTGGCGACCCGTCCGGATGTGATGGCCGCGGTCTCCGGCACCACCGGCGTCGCCGACGCCGAGGCCAGTCTGAGCCAGGCACTGCCGGGCGTCGTCGACGTGCACCTGTTCCCCTATGACCAGATCCCGCGTACCGCCAGCGATCGCGGGTTGCTGGGTTTCGCGGGCCTGGAGCTGCTGCGCCGGGCGGAATCCGGCGGCCAGCTGCATCCGGATGCCTTCCCCCGGGACAACCGCTGGTTGATCCAGATGGCGACGCCGGTGCGCAACCCGGTGAGCAAGGCGGTAACCGGCAGCCTGCTGGTGATCTTCGACGCGGTCCAGCTGCGGCCGCTGCTGCAGGTGTCCAATGCCGACCTGGGTGGGCAGCTGGCGCTGACCCAGAATGTCGGCGGCACCTCCCGGGCCGTGGTCAGCAACGGCAGTGGCTCCGGTGCGGCGGTGACCCGGACCCTGGCCAACCCGGACTGGGCGGTGGCCTACACCCCGGCCTCGCAGCCGGCGGCCCCGGTCGACACCGTGCTGGTGGCCATTCTGGTCGGGGTACCGGTGCTGCTCGCGGCGATTCTGGTCTTTGTCCTGCTCGGCGGCGCCCAGCGCGGTCTGCGCCAGGACGCCACCGCCCTGATGCAGTGGGCCCACAAGGTGTTCGGGGGCGAGCGGGTCAAGTTGCCCAGCTTGCAGTGGGACATGATGGCGTCCACCGGCGAAGTCCTGTTCCGTCTGTCCCAGGTGGTGGACAAGCGCATCGCCAAGGCCGTGGACATGGCGCGCCCGAAAAAGCCCGCCGGTGCTCAGGCCCCGGCCGCGGCGGAGGACGAGCCCCTGTTCCAGGACAAAGACATGCCGGAAATCGACATGCTCGATGGCGACGAGGACGTGCTGGGCTTTGGCAGTGGCGACGACACCCTGTTCGGCGCTGACACGCCCGACGTGGCGGAGGCGGCGGCGCCAGCGGTGGCGTTGTCGCCCGATATCTTTCGGGCCTACGACATCCGCGGCATTGTTGGCGAGACCCTGTCCGCCGAGGTGGTCCAGGTGATCGGCCGGGCCATCGGCTCCGAGGCGGCTGAGCGCGGCCTCGACACCCTCTGCGTCGGTTACGATGGCCGCCATTCCAGCCCGGAACTGGCCGAGGCCCTGGCCCGCGGCATCATGGCGACCGGCTGTAACGTCATCCACGTCGGCGCGGTACCCACCCCGGTCCTCTATTTCGCGACCCAGGAGCTGCAGACCGGGTCCGGCGTCATGGTCACCGGCAGCCACAACCCGGCCAACTACAATGGCCTGAAGATCATGCTCGGCGGCGAAACCCTGTCGGGCGAGACCATCGAAAAGCTGTACCAGCGGGCCCAGACCGGCGACTTCGCCAGCGGTCAGGGCAGCCAGTCGTCCGAGGATATCCGCCGCGCCTACCTCGATCGCATCGTCGGTGACATCGCCGTGGCCGCGCCGCTGAAAGTGGTGGTCGATGCCGGTAACGGCATTGCCGGGGAGCTGGCGCCGATGCTCATCGAGGAGCTGGGCTGCGAGGTGGTGCCCATGTACTGCGAGGTGGATGGCGATTTCCCGAACCACCACCCGGATCCGGGCAAACCGGCCAACCTGGCGGACCTGATTGCCCGGGTGAAAGAGGAAAAGGCCGACATCGGCCTGGCGTTCGATGGCGACGGCGACCGGCTTGGGGTGGTCACCAACAGTGGCAAGATCATCTGGCCCGACCGGCTGCTGATGCTGTTCGCCCGGGACGTGGTGTCCCGTAATCCGGGCGCCGACGTGCTCTACGACGTCAAGTGCAGCCGCCGTCTGGCCGGGGTGATTTCCGAGGCCGGCGGTCGGCCGATTATGTGGAAGACCGGGCACTCGCTGATGAAAGCCAAGATGAAGGAGACCGGAGCCCTGCTGGCGGGCGAGATGAGTGGTCACATTTTCTTCGGCGAGCGCTGGTACGGCTTTGACGATGGCTTGTATTCGGCGGCACGGCTGCTGGAAATCCTCGGCATCGAGGACCGCCACAGTGATGAGGTCTTTGACGATTTCCCGGAAGACATCAGCACCCCCGAGCTGAATGTCGAGGTGACCGAGAGCAGCAAATTCGGGATCATTGACCGACTGGGCCAGGAGGGGCAGTTTGGCGACGGTAACATCAGCACCATCGATGGCATTCGTGTCGACTACGCCGACGGCTGGGGCCTGTGCCGGGCGTCCAACACCACGCCCGTGCTGGTGCTGAGGTTCGAGGCCGAGACCGAACAGGGTCTGGACCGGATCAAGGGCATATTCCGGGAGCAGCTGGCCAAGGCGGCGCCCGACATCACAGCGGACTTCTGA
- a CDS encoding aminopeptidase: MKQLSQIYLLLLLVTGLTGCATASYYGQAVSGHFGLIMAGEPVDQLIAEDGTSADLKQKLMLSQQARAFARDVLALPVDDAFTEFVHLDRPWVVVNLVAVPEFSLRPHRWCYPVLGCQAYRGYFDLDDARLEQRKFDRRGYDTFIGGVTAYSTLGWFDDPLHSGFTDLAQGRMVALMFHELAHRVLYIEGDTAFNESFATAVELEGLKLWSTRSGDPDLFERALQRLRQRNQTLALVQATASQLDTLYAQHGQLPDPALRERKSELLAQLAQDYVTLSAQWSQPGPLGTRPEGLNNARIALFRQYNQYVPGFRQLLRDQGGQFPAFYQAVERLSRLPERQRSARLAELSERFEEDL; the protein is encoded by the coding sequence ATGAAACAGCTTAGTCAGATCTATTTGCTTTTGCTACTGGTAACCGGCCTGACCGGTTGCGCCACCGCCAGCTACTACGGCCAGGCCGTTTCCGGCCATTTCGGGCTGATCATGGCCGGCGAGCCGGTGGACCAACTGATCGCCGAGGACGGCACCAGCGCCGACCTGAAGCAGAAGCTGATGCTCAGCCAACAGGCCCGGGCTTTCGCCCGCGACGTCCTGGCCCTGCCGGTCGACGACGCTTTCACCGAGTTTGTCCACCTCGACCGGCCCTGGGTGGTGGTCAACCTGGTGGCGGTGCCGGAGTTTTCCCTGCGCCCCCATCGGTGGTGCTATCCGGTGCTCGGCTGCCAGGCCTACCGGGGCTACTTCGACCTGGACGACGCCCGGCTGGAACAGCGGAAATTCGACCGCCGGGGCTACGACACCTTCATCGGCGGGGTCACCGCCTACTCCACCCTGGGCTGGTTCGACGACCCCCTGCATTCCGGCTTCACCGACCTGGCCCAGGGCCGCATGGTGGCGCTGATGTTCCATGAGCTGGCCCACCGGGTGCTGTACATCGAGGGCGACACCGCGTTCAACGAGAGCTTCGCCACCGCGGTGGAATTGGAAGGACTGAAACTCTGGTCCACCCGATCGGGGGATCCGGACCTGTTCGAGCGCGCCCTGCAGCGTCTGCGCCAGCGTAACCAGACCCTGGCGCTGGTGCAGGCCACCGCGAGCCAGCTGGACACGCTTTACGCCCAGCACGGCCAGTTGCCGGACCCGGCGCTGCGGGAGCGCAAGAGCGAGCTTCTGGCCCAGCTGGCGCAGGACTACGTCACGCTGTCGGCGCAGTGGTCCCAGCCCGGCCCCCTGGGTACCCGCCCGGAGGGACTGAACAATGCCCGCATTGCCCTGTTCCGGCAGTACAACCAGTACGTGCCCGGCTTCCGCCAGCTGTTGCGGGACCAGGGCGGCCAGTTTCCCGCCTTCTACCAGGCAGTCGAGCGGCTGTCCCGGCTGCCGGAGCGCCAGCGCAGCGCCCGATTGGCCGAGCTGTCAGAGCGGTTTGAAGAAGACCTTTGA